The following proteins come from a genomic window of Alnus glutinosa chromosome 10, dhAlnGlut1.1, whole genome shotgun sequence:
- the LOC133879918 gene encoding protein SRG1-like has product MESQTEAAVNFGRSIIVPSVQELAKEPIAHIPPRYVREDKDRSIVSDQPSLPAVPVINLQRLVVEDSMNSELERLHSACKDWGFFQVTNHGVSTSLLEEFKTEIDNFFKLPYEEKKKLWQQPDNQEGFGQLFVVSEDQKLDWSDMFYVTTLPLNLREGELFDKLPPKLRINLQAYSIEVKKLAMAILGHMAKALKMDAEEMEDLFSDGIQSMRMNYYPPCPEPNKTIGFSPHSDADALTILYQLNETEGLQIRKDGRWVPVKPLPNAFVVNVGDIMEILSNGIYRSIEHRATVNSGKERLSIATFHSSKLDSEVGPATSLIAPHNPAIFRKVPFEKYIKDFFDRKLKGKSYLDFMRIENGEGKAC; this is encoded by the exons ATGGAGTCACAAACAGAAGCAGCAGTTAACTTTGGAAGATCTATCATAGTGCCTAGTGTTCAGGAACTAGCCAAGGAACCCATCGCCCACATCCCCCCGCGATACGTGCGAGAAGATAAGGACCGTTCGATCGTCTCCGATCAGCCATCCCTTCCGGCGGTGCCCGTCATCAATTTACAGAGATTGGTTGTTGAAGATTCCATGAACTCTGAGTTGGAGAGGCTGCACTCTGCCTGCAAAGACTGGGGATTCTtccag GTTACAAACCATGGAGTTAGTACTTCTTTGCTGGAAGAATTCAAGACAGAAATTGACAACTTTTTCAAACTCCCCTacgaagaaaagaagaagctttgGCAACAGCCAGACAATCAGGAGGGATTTGGACAGCTCTTTGTGGTTTCAGAGGACCAGAAGCTAGACTGGTCGGACATGTTCTATGTAACTACTCTTCCACTCAATCTAAGGGAGGGTGAGCTATTTGACAAGCTTCCTCCAAAGCTCAG AATTAACCTGCAAGCTTACTCTATCGAGGTGAAAAAGCTGGCCATGGCAATCTTAGGTCACATGGCTAAAGCTTTGAAGATGGATGCTGAGGAAATGGAAGACCTTTTTAGTGATGGAATTCAGTCAATGAGAATGAATTACTATCCTCCATGCCCTGAACCCAATAAAACCATTGGCTTCTCACCTCATTCTGATGCTGATGCTCTGACAATTCTCTATCAGCTCAATGAAACAGAAGGCCTGCAAATCCGAAAGGATGGGAGATGGGTTCCCGTTAAACCTCTTCCAAATGCTTTTGTAGTCAATGTTGGAGATATTATGGAG ATTTTAAGCAATGGGATTTATAGGAGCATTGAGCATAGGGCAACAGTAAACTCAGGAAAAGAGAGGCTCTCCATTGCTACATTTCATAGTTCCAAACTAGACTCAGAAGTGGGCCCTGCAACCAGCCTTATTGCCCCTCATAACCCAGCAATCTTTAGGAAAGTTCCTTTCGAGAAGTACATTAAGGACTTTTTTGATCGAAAACTGAAAGGAAAGTCATACCTTGATTTCATGAGAATAGAAAATGGTGAGGGCAAAGCATGTTGA